A stretch of Rhododendron vialii isolate Sample 1 chromosome 4a, ASM3025357v1 DNA encodes these proteins:
- the LOC131322527 gene encoding uncharacterized protein LOC131322527, translating into MAEATNNQTTDEAEDDYMGDLSLFLPPETTDPPKSSKKDSISKTHVPQSSNKKPKTLNWQEQRKLKREQKQEEEDKQTLANLESAIPQSNIGFKLLKQMGYTPGSALGKEGSGLAEPVGVEIRRTRAGIGREDPRKEKRRMEEEMMERDKRKEEELMADFGWRQKEQWRSRRVVVNYHKAKAAFEQLENKEVVVEEAEEKDEEDGGDEEEEEEEVITEEDLQDILLKLREEYQYCLFCGCRYESMEALLSNCPGTDEDDH; encoded by the exons ATGGCGGAAGCAACAAATAACCAGACGACCGATGAAGCCGAAGATGATTACATGGGAGACCTCTCTCTGTTCCTTCCCCCAGAAACCACTGATCCaccaaaatcttcaaaaaag GACTCAATCAGCAAAACCCATGTCCCCCAATCTTCAAAcaagaaacccaaaaccctaaactgGCAAGAACAACGCAAGCTCAAGAGAGAGCAAAAGCAAGAGGAAGAGGACAAACAAACCCTAGCAAACCTAGAATCAGCTATTCCCCAATCCAACATTGGGTTTAAGCTGTTGAAACAAATGGGTTACACCCCGGGTTCCGCGCTGGGGAAGGAGGGTTCCGGCCTGGCCGAGCCCGTGGGGGTGGAGATCAGGCGGACCCGGGCTGGGATCGGCCGGGAGGACCCTAggaaggagaagaggaggaTGGAGGAGGAAATGATGGAGAGAGATAAGAGGAAGGAGGAGGAGTTGATGGCGGATTTCGGGTGGCGGCAGAAGGAGCAGTGGAGGAGTAGGAGAGTTGTGGTGAATTATCACAAGGCGAAGGCGGCGTTCGAGCAGTTGGAGAAtaaggaggtggtggtggaggaggcggAGGAGAAGGACGAAGAGGATGGTGGAgatgaagaggaggaagaggaggaggtgatAACAGAAGAG GATTTGCAAGACATATTGTTGAAATTGAGAGAGGAATATCAATACTGCCTCTTCTGTGGATGTCGG TATGAGTCGATGGAGGCACTCTTATCCAACTGCCCAGGAACAGATGAAGATGACCATTGA
- the LOC131322526 gene encoding squamosa promoter-binding-like protein 9 has protein sequence MNGLYTHPPEMEMGSSSSTSSNSSDSLKGLKFGRKIYFEDVGFAPPPKSGGGSPSSSGSGGQPPKKGRSGGVQGGQPPRCQVEGCRVDLSDAKAYYSRHKVCGMHSKSPKVIVGGLEQRFCQQCSRFHQLPEFDQGKRSCRRRLAGHNERRRKPPPGSLLASRYRSLSSSFSENSRVQGFMMDFTTCTGPNGRNPWPTTRATGQVSANQPTATGKFLPHQWQTESENLPSNRFLQGSASEARYSGPSTIPSAECFTGISDSGCALSLLSNQPSGGSRNHRSLNPGANNNFLNANGEPIGHFSSTSWGFKANEAHSCSHEMAPDLGLHHLPQSTNNQYSGGFELAQQSGRQYMELEHSRAYDSSSTQHMHWST, from the exons ATGAATGGGCTCTACACACATCCACCAGAAATGGAGATGGGTTCAAGCTCTTCCACCTCTTCCAACTCCTCTGATTCACTCAAAGGCTTGAAATTTGGCCGTAAAATCTACTTTGAAGATGTGGGCTTTGCACCGCCGCCCAAATCCGGTGGTGGGTCGCCGTCATCCTCCGGGAGCGGCGGGCAGCCGCCCAAGAAGGGGAGGAGCGGGGGCGTTCAAGGTGGACAGCCACCCAGGTGTCAGGTTGAAGGGTGTAGAGTAGATCTGAGTGATGCCAAGGCTTACTATTCGAGGCACAAAGTGTGTGGTATGCACTCGAAGTCACCTAAGGTCATTGTTGGAGGCCTTGAGCAGAGGTTTTGCCAGCAGTGTAGCAG GTTCCATCAACTTCCCGAATTTGACCAAGGAAAAAGAAGTTGCCGTAGACGCCTGGCTGGCCATAATGAGCGTCGAAGGAAGCCACCACCTGGATCTTTATTAGCCTCGCGCTACAGAAGTTTATCTTCATCTTTCTCTG AAAACAGCAGAGTCCAAGGCTTTATGATGGACTTCACCACATGCACTGGGCCCAACGGAAGGAATCCATGGCCTACTACCAGAGCAACCGGCCAGGTTTCAGCCAATCAACCGACTGCCACGGGAAAATTTCTTCCGCACCAGTGGCAGACTGAATCTGAAAATCTACCATCCAATCGCTTTCTGCAAGGTTCAGCAAGTGAGGCCCGTTATTCCGGTCCCAGCACTATTCCTTCGGCAGAATGTTTCACCGGAATTTCAGACTCCGGCtgtgctctctctcttctgtcaAATCAACCCTCGGGAGGATCAAGAAACCATCGGTCTTTGAATCCAGGGGCAAATAATAACTTCCTAAATGCCAATGGCGAACCCATCGGTCACTTCTCGAGTACATCATGGGGCTTCAAGGCCAACGAAGCCCATAGTTGTTCGCATGAGATGGCTCCTGATCTAGGCCTGCATCATCTACCACAGTCCACTAACAATCAGTATTCGGGGGGATTTGAGTTGGCCCAACAGAGTGGAAGGCAATACATGGAACTCGAGCATTCTCGGGCTTACGACTCTTCCTCAACTCAGCATATGCACTGGTCGACTTAA
- the LOC131322528 gene encoding CDK5RAP3-like protein, producing the protein MPNQDDIRNLPIDIAFARLGEWLVDRKRIPSDWRKRLAAVRAKVSAAFSSLPKDIDPYFQTLDPEGIGYLEAKQIYDILLKSAPESRNIFGRLSGASGTWESIVRSFEKDHIYLGEAAQTMVQNVNYEIPYQKKQVQRTQQQLSELERKEADIKRNAALSAAKFLEACQELGLQGTNVRLELLETAKTSLPNTFKRILEVLSGDSVSQAIEFYSSFIRDVHSEKDKAVRTVLPNLRNILENPPSLSVSLGSEVLDTMKVEASVDESNNATGDMDVAADIIDWDITVDSSQIDWDIGTVEETDDAGNGLGPYEMVNASEIFPNSSPNEGVESDMTLTNKEEDGLVPDVSVLDISWDIGVEHPQVDLIKDAGLSNTVPEYHTSIPDIATENQGIPQQKSQLLETEYRNKVLDDLFEIKAFLYQRLMELTNDETLSLQHQVQAVAPLVLQQYASDTIQKMLSDVSSAISSLTNRKTRDLIMILNSKRFQDRLVSTLEEKKLHEVKLKEGLKDLAVKRMELQNSLTSLWPKQEAVVAKTRELKRLCESTLSTMFEGRPVNIIGEINALLSSSHTA; encoded by the exons ATGCCCAATCAGGACGACATCCGTAATCTCCCCATCGACATTGCTTTCGCTCGCCTCGGAg AATGGTTGGTTGATCGGAAGAGAATACCGTCCGATTGGCGAAAACGGCTGGCGGCAGTGAGAGCTAAGGTGTCGGCGGCGTTTTCTTCGCTCCCCAAGGATATCGATCCTTACTTCCAAACCCTAGACCCCGAAG GAATTGGTTACTTGGAAGCCAAACAAATATATGATATTCTTCTGAAGTCAGCTCCAGAAAGCCGTAATATTTTTGGCCGGCTTTCAGGTGCTTCT GGTACTTGGGAGTCGATTGTGCGATCATTCGAGAAAGATCATATTTACCTTGGGGAGGCTGCACAGACAATGGTTCAAAATGTTAATTACGAAAT CCCATATCAGAAGAAGCAGGTTCAAAGGACTCAGCAGCAACTTTCTGAACTAGAGCGCAAGGAAGCTGATATTAAAAGAAATGCAGCACTTTCAGCTGCTAAATTTTTGGAGGCTTGTCAAGAGCTAGGATTGCAG GGAACAAATGTGAGGTTGGAACTGTTAGAAACTGCAAAGACATCTCTCCCAAACACATTTAAGAGGATTCTGGAAGTTTTAAGCGGTGATTCTGTGTCGCAGGCCATTGAGTTTTATTCAAGTTTTATCCGAGATGTGCATTCTGAAAAGGAT AAAGCTGTGAGGACTGTTTTACCAAATCTAAGGAACATTCTTGAAAATCCCCCTTCTCTGAGTGTTTCTCTGGGCTCTGAAGTTCTTGATACAATGAAAGTTGAAGCCAGTGTTGATGAATCAAACAATGCAACAGGGGACATGGATGTTGCAGCTGATATTATTGATTGGGATATTACTGTCGACAGCTCTCAGATTGATTGGGATATTGGTACTGTGGAAGAAACAGATGATGCTGGCAATGGATTGGGTCCTTATGAGATGGTGAATGCCAGTGAGATTTTTCCAAATTCTTCACCAAATGAGGGTGTGGAATCTGATATGACATTGACAAACAAAGAGGAAGATGGCCTAGTGCCAGACGTTTCTGTATTGGATATATCTTGGGATATTGGTGTTGAACATCCTCAAGTTGATTTAATTAAAGATGCCGGCTTGTCAAACACAGTGCCAGAATATCATACATCTATTCCAGATATAGCGACTGAAAACCAGGGAATTCCCCAACAGAAGAGCCAGCTTTTGGAAACGGAGTACAGGAATAAGGTTCTCGATGACTTATTTGAG ATTAAAGCGTTCTTGTATCAACGGTTGATGGAGTTGACAAATGACGAAACTCTGTCCTTACAACATCAAGTCCAGGCAGTTGCTCCTTTGGTGTTGCAGCAGTATGCTTCTGACACAATTCAGAAAATGCTATCTGATGTCTCTTCGGCCATCTCTTCATTGACCAATAGAAAAACTCGGGATCTGATCATGATTCTCAACTCAAAAAG ATTTCAAGATAGACTAGTGAGTACGCTAGAGGAAAAGAAACTCCATGAAGTGAAGCTAAAGGAGGGTTTGAAGGACTTGGCTGTGAAACGCATGGAGCTTCAGAATTCATTGACATCATTGTGGCCAAAGCAG GAAGCAGTGGTGGCAAAAACCAGAGAGTTGAAAAGGCTTTGTGAGAGTACATTGTCAACCATGTTTGAAGGAAGACCTGTCAATATAATAGGGGAGATCAATGCTCTGTTAAGCAGTAGTCATACTGCATAG
- the LOC131322529 gene encoding pentatricopeptide repeat-containing protein At3g29230, translated as MQIPIPVRAPTWVSTRRLLEQKLSDIFKCTDLKQLKQLQAVIYKHDLQADLYFAPKLITGFSLCRQMALAVNVFKQVQEPNVHLYNSLIRAYVHNSQPSEAFCALFVMQYRGLWPDNFTYALLLKACCGTNELGLARMIHAQIEKLGFLADVVVPNSLIDSYCKCGLLGVGEARKLFTVMGERDIVSWNTMIGGLVKANELREARRLFDEMPDRDTVSWNTMLDGYSKAGEMDTAFELFKKMAGRNVVSWTTVIYGYCKAGEMEMARILFDNMPAKNTVCWTTIICGYAEKGLAKDAISLFEKMEETGLKLDDGVIISILAACGESGLLGLGRRLHASIQRTGYKCSTHVGNALVDMYAKCGSLNRALTVFNGMANKDLVSWNSMIQGLAMHGYGEKALELFYRMKQEGFAPDRVTFIGVLCACTHAGFVDKGIHYFNAMETEYGVLQEIEHYGCVIDLLGRGGRLEEAFRLVRSMPMEPNAIIWGSLVVACRIHNASEYAKEVLHHLIKLEPTDAGHFSILSSIYAAEGDWNSVASVRTHMKSTGTQKPSGASSIELDDQVHEFTVLDKSHPKSDSIYEVIDGLSLHLKPVGYFPKAIAEVLS; from the coding sequence ATGCAGATACCCATCCCAGTTCGAGCCCCGACATGGGTATCCACACGAAGACTCTTGGAACAGAAACTGTCAGATATCTTCAAGTGCACAGACCTGAAACAACTGAAACAGCTCCAAGCAGTCATATACAAACACGACCTCCAGGCCGACCTTTACTTCGCCCCCAAGCTCATCACCGGTTTCTCCCTCTGCCGCCAAATGGCGCTGGCGGTGAACGTCTTCAAACAGGTCCAGGAACCCAACGTGCACTTGTACAATTCTCTGATCAGGGCGTACGTTCACAACTCTCAGCCCTCAGAGGCGTTCTGTGCGCTCTTCGTCATGCAGTACCGCGGGCTGTGGCCGGACAACTTCACTTACGCTCTTCTGTTGAAGGCGTGTTGTGGGACGAATGAGTTGGGACTCGCGCGAATGATTCATGCCCAGATTGAGAAACTCGGGTTTCTCGCGGATGTAGTCGTGCCCAATTCGCTGATTGATAGTTACTGTAAGTGTGGTTTGTTAGGTGTTGGTGAGGCGAGGAAGTTGTTTACGGTGATGGGGGAGCGAGATATTGTGTCGTGGAATACCATGATTGGCGGGTTGGTGAAGGCTAATGAGTTGAGGGAAGCCCGTCGcctgtttgatgaaatgccgGACAGAGATACGGTGAGTTGGAACACGATGTTAGATGGGTATTCAAAGGCGGGAGAGATGGACACGGCGTTTGAGTTGTTCAAAAAGATGGCCGGAAGGAATGTCGTGTCTTGGACGACCGTTATTTATGGTTATTGCAAAGCTGGAGAGATGGAGATGGCgaggattttgtttgataatatGCCGGCAAAAAATACAGTTTGTTGGACTACTATAATATGTGGCTACGCTGAAAAGGGGCTGGCAAAGGATGCAATTAGCTTGTTTGAGAAAATGGAGGAGACGGGATTGAAGTTGGATGATGGAGTTATCATTAGTATTTTAGCTGCTTGTGGAGAGTCTGGCTTGCTTGGATTGGGTAGAAGACTTCATGCCTCAATTCAGAGGACTGGATATAAGTGCAGCACTCATGTGGGTAATGCTCTCGTTGATATGTATGCAAAATGTGGCAGCTTGAACAGGGCGTTGACCGTCTTTAATGGGATGGCAAACAAAGATTTGGTGTCTTGGAATTCCATGATTCAAGGGTTGGCTATGCATGGATATGGGGAGAAAGCACTTGAGCTTTTCTATAGAATGAAACAAGAAGGGTTTGCTCCTGATAGAGTGACCTTCATCGGTGTTTTATGTGCTTGTACGCATGCAGGGTTTGTCGATAAGGGTATTCACTACTTTAATGCAATGGAGACAGAATATGGAGTACTTCAAGAAATTGAGCATTATGGTTGCGTGATTGACCTTTTAGGTCGGGGCGGACGTCTTGAGGAAGCATTTAGGCTTGTCCGCAGCATGCCAATGGAACCAAATGCCATTATTTGGGGCAGCCTTGTAGTGGCATGCCGTATACATAACGCTTCGGAATATGCCAAGGAGGTGCTTCATCACCTGATTAAACTGGAACCAACAGATGCTGGTCATTTTTCCATATTGTCGAGTATATATGCAGCAGAAGGCGATTGGAATAGTGTTGCTAGTGTAAGGACGCACATGAAGAGCACTGGCACACAGAAGCCATCAGGGGCTAGTTCAATTGAATTGGATGATCAGGTTCATGAATTTACAGTACTTGATAAATCGCACCCAAAGTCAGATAGTATATATGAGGTGATTGATGGTTTAAGTCTGCATCTTAAGCCAGTTGGTTATTTCCCGAAGGCAATAGCTGAAGTTTTGTCTTGA